A genomic region of Eriocheir sinensis breed Jianghai 21 chromosome 42, ASM2467909v1, whole genome shotgun sequence contains the following coding sequences:
- the LOC127009864 gene encoding uncharacterized transmembrane protein DDB_G0289901-like isoform X12, which translates to MPESNCHLCHIHDHTPSNTLLRTHPLRVSRTNHTTTALPSTSTTLPHHHHHGRSARGSGSNLANLSDRTNSLPGSRSNTLSHTPQVSIAPDGDRVGTHRRHHHSRHHHRHHHHSRHSDDSRHGSTNSRDDLSGVLAALMETSRSPSAASNRASSGHREPDLLTALPPVAHTSKGSTLTRETREGERRPSNSTLAQDTEQDYYLHVHRQAFKEEARRQRFNLQTVMLIGCYTLLFVVAIIVGVVLCQQNGWLGLGTPDPPPPLSDNPDFRPSQARELDRTGRGRGSRNRGARLPGPTIDYDYPDDGPPPRISAGPILPSGENDPLRSLNFGPDDLAAAEAGHGVGGRAPPLPVSPSGAQSDSSRNWEGAENRAGVGGGGKSLRPHPGRRPAPGNLPDAFVPQGSPGGQGRPAGVAGAGILDTLMSVEEHGVAGGSHGQGGVFMPGGDGRNTAGSNRAFNGAGNTASNNRAFDGAGSTVGNNRAFNGAGNTADNNRAFNGAGNTAGNNRAFDGAGNTAGNNRAFNGAGNTAGNNRAFNGAGNTAGNNIAFNGAGNTAGNNRAFNGAGNTAGNNRAFNGAGNTAGNNRAFNGAGNTAGNTRAFNIAGNNGVFNTAGNTAGNNGAFSGARSTAASNNVAFNAAGNTGTGSSSSFSTAGVTGAGSNGRFNGAANTPENNAAQNAASIVGGGGDRAFNSVGNAGTGRNGAFRVAANNDDGANRVFSGVGNSGSGANGAFNGAGNTGGGSLNGAGNTGGGSLNGAGNTGGGSLNGAGNTGGGSLNGAGNTGGGSLNGAGNTGGGSLNGAGNTGGGSLNGAGNTGGRSLNGAGNTGGRSLNGAGNTGGRSLNGAGNTGGGSLNGAGNTGGRSLNGAGNTGGGSLNGAGNTGVRGNTGGVINIGTVAESTSPAGTGAGSTGLEATGVGTAGVGATGLGNVDVGATGSRARGVGSTGVRGTGAGVTGADNIGVGATGSRASGAGITGVRGTGVGNTGVGNTGIGATGNGGVSRSGVATDRNGDGTLTGVTGNTGMGSTGTLGGGVNGNRAVNTGGNAATTPLGGIVNNGNARFNNGVVNAGAGSGGSRSNGRRPAGTLLPVTTSTVNTGSSNAFASGGVPLPGLGPHGNSVPNTGIGNGGSTGNTRNRPNAGVGSTGLGIGTGSAGVSHDSAGTGVDNTGFGTGVRNAGAGIGLGGAGAGTDVANSGFGAAVGSAGNTGVGGVGADMGTGVGKVSAGVGNAGNRFAVRVNNDDTRTGVSNTGGSAVLGNAGASNWVTNNGAGNTAGADTSDASVGTKVVNAGVGGRASNVRTGISVGSTGAGEDTGRQDNAASIIGAGRPGLGLSGGAAVDVSGDRVTDGGGGVRRPGGRQSTRGRGVLRDLGNGNRNIGRGSAEPSNSAPTPGSEGRGGPSAPAQPAPSNTLGGGEAEAKAGQGQGSVASRRTVAGPGFTVQRGQVVAMATITPDSPDPTLLRPDHDVIVHISPSTQGPAVTLLANPDKTGDTTIEATGGGSAGTASTGAVGEGNRAASLGGRVSVRIEGPSRRKLTRERVSMVPGSGRGNSARAGVVLRRWEHMDDAGTLSRGLVRQDGSFSFTNCRPSEICRATQG; encoded by the exons ATGCCTGAATCCAACTGCCACCTTTGCCACATTCACGACCACACTCCCTCCAACACACTTCTCAGAACCCATCCCTTAAGGGTCTCCAGaaccaaccacaccaccaccgcactaccatccacctccaccacactccctcaccaccaccaccatgggagATCAGCACGAGGGAGTGGGAGTAACTTAGCCAACCTTAGCGACAGAACGAACTCCCTCCCTGGCAGCCGCAGCAACACCCTCTCGCACACTCCACAAGTCTCCATAGCCCCTGATGGTGATAGGGTTGGCACACACAGACGGCATCACCATTcccgtcatcaccaccgtcaccatcaccacagccgcCACTCCGATGACTCCAGGCACGGGTCTACTAACTCCAGAGATGACTTGAGTGGGGTCTTGGCTGCCCTGATGGAGACCAGTCGCTCCCCCAGTGCAGCCAGTAACCGTGCTAGTAGTGGGCACCGAGAACCTGACCTCCTCACCGCCCTTCCACCGGTCGCCCACACCAGCAA gGGCAGCACATTAACAAGGGAAACAAGGGAGGGAGAGCGGCGCCCCAGCAACAGCACGCTGGCGCAGGACACGGAGCAGGACTACTACCTCCATGTGCACCGCCAGGCCTTCAAGGAGGAGGCGCGGCGACAACGCTTCAACCTGCAGACCGTCATGCTCATAGGCTGCTACACGCTGCTG TTCGTGGTGGCCATCATCGTGGGTGTGGTGCTGTGTCAGCAGAACGGCTGGCTGGGCCTGGGTACACCTGACCCCCCGCCACCCCTCAGCGATAACCCTGACTTCCGGCCGTCCCAGGCACGGGAGCTAGACAGAACCGGGCGTGGCCGCGGCTCCAGGAACAGGGGCGCGCGTCTCCCCGGCCCCACTATAGACTACGACTATCCCGACGACGGGCCGCCCCCCAGGATCAGCGCCGGGCCAATCCTCCCCTCCGGTGAGAACGACCCCCTTCGCTCCCTCAACTTTGGCCCCGACGACCTGGCAGCAGCCGAAGCAGGGCATGGGGTGGGGGGCCGAGCCCCTCCCCTGCCTGTCTCCCCATCTGGTGCGCAGTCTGACTCTTCGAGAAACTGGGAGGGGGCGGAGAATCGTGCCGGGGTGGGCGGTGGCGGCAAGAGCCTCAGGCCACACCCAGGCCGCCGCCCAGCACCAGGGAATTTGCCAGACGCTTTCGTGCCCCAGGGCAGCCCCGGCGGCCAGGGTCGCCCCGCGGGGGTGGCTGGGGCAGGGATTCTGGACACCCTGATGTCTGTGGAGGAGCATGGCGTGGCAGGGGGCAGCCACGGACAGGGAGGCGTCTTCATGCCGGGCGGTGACGGGCGCAACACTGCAGGCAGCAACAGAGCATTTAATGGCGCTGGCAACACTGCTAGCAACAACAGAGCATTTGACGGCGCTGGCAGCACTGTAGGCAACAACAGAGCATTTAACGGCGCTGGCAACACTGCAGACAACAACAGAGCATTTAACGgcgctggcaacactgcaggcaACAACAGAGCATTTGACGgcgctggcaacactgcaggcaACAACAGAGCATTTAACGGCGCTGGCAATACTGCAGGTAACAACAGGGCATTTAACGgcgctggcaacactgcaggcaACAACATAGCATTTAACGgcgctggcaacactgcaggcaACAACAGAGCATTTAACGgcgctggcaacactgcaggcaACAACAGAGCATTTAACGgcgctggcaacactgcaggcaACAACAGAGCATTTAACGGCGCTGGCAACACTGCTGGCAACACCAGAGCATTTAATATTGCTGGCAACAACGGAGTATTTAACACCGCTGGCAACACTGCTGGCAACAACGGAGCATTTAGCGGAGCTAGAAGCACTGCTGCCAGCAATAATGTAGCATTTAACGCTGCTGGCAACACTGGTACTGGCAGCAGCAGCTCATTCAGCACCGCAGGTGTCACTGGTGCTGGCAGCAACGGAAGATTCAACGGCGCTGCCAACACTCCTGAGAACAACGCAGCACAGAACGCAGCCAGCATCGTAGGAGGGGGCGGCGACAGAGCATTTAACAGTGTTGGTAACGCAGGCACGGGCAGAAACGGGGCATTTAGAGTTGctgctaataatgatgatggtgccAACAGGGTATTCAGTGGTGTTGGTAACTCTGGTAGCGGTGCCAATGGAGCATTTAATGGTGCTGGCAACACTGGAGGTGGATCATTGAATGGTGCTGGCAACACTGGAGGTGGATCATTGAATGGTGCTGGCAACACTGGAGGTGGATCATTGAATGGTGCTGGCAACACTGGAGGTGGATCATTGAATGGTGCTGGCAACACTGGAGGTGGATCATTGAATGGTGCTGGCAACACTGGAG GTGGATCATTGAATGGTGCTGGCAACACTGGAGGTGGATCACTTAATGGTGCTGGCAACACTGGAGGTAGATCACTGAATGGTGCTGGCAACACTGGAGGTAGATCACTGAATGGTGCTGGCAACACTGGAGGTAGATCACTTAATGGTGCTGGCAACACTGGAGGTGGATCACTTAATGGTGCTGGCAACACTGGAG GTAGATCACTTAATGGTGCTGGCAACACTGGAGGTGGATCACTTAATGGTGCTGGCAACACTGGTGTCCGCGGCAACACTGGCGGCGTGATTAATATCGGCACAGTTGCTGAAAGCACTAGTCCTGCCGGCACTGGTGCTGGCAGTACTGGGTTGGAAGCCACTGGTGTTGGCACTGCCGGTGTGGGAGCCACAGGTCTTGGTAACGTTGATGTGGGAGCTACTGGAAGTAGAGCTAGAGGTGTTGGTAGCACTGGTGTAAGAGGAACTGGAGCTGGAGTCACTGGTGCTGATAACATTGGTGTAGGAGCTACTGGTAGTAGAGCTAGTGGTGCTGGTATTACTGGTGTGAGAGGCACAGGTGTTGGAAATACAGGCGTTGGTAACACTGGCATAGGTGCTACCGGTAACGGGGGTGTCTCACGCAGTGGTGTTGCTACCGATCGTAACGGTGACGGAACCCTTACTGGGGTTACTGGCAACACTGGGATGGGCAGCACCGGTACACTTGGTGGTGGTGTCAACGGAAACAGAGCAGTCAACACTGGTGGTAATGCTGCGACCACTCCTCTTGGTGGTATTGTTAACAATGGCAATGCAAGATTCAACAATGGTGTTGTCAACGCTGGTGCTGGCAGTGGTGGTTCCCGCAGTAACGGGAGGCGCCCTGCCGGCACCTTGCTACCTGTCACTACCTCCACAGTCAACACCGGTAGTAGCAACGCCTTTGCAAGTGGTGGTGTTCCCCTCCCCGGCCTAGGACCTCATGGAAATAGTGTGCCTAATACCGGTATTGGTAACGGTGGTAGTACTGGCAATACTAGGAACAGACCAAACGCTGGTGTTGGTAGTACTGGTTTGGGTATTGGCACAGGCAGTGCTGGTGTTAGTCATGATAGTGCTGGTACAGGTGTTGACAATACTGGTTTTGGCACTGGTGTTCGCAACGCCGGGGCAGGTATTGGTttaggtggtgctggtgctggaacTGATGTTGCTAATTCTGGTTTTGGTGCTGCTGTTGGCAGTGCTGGTAATACCGGTGTTGGCGGTGTTGGAGCTGATATGGGCACTGGTGTTGGCAAAGTTAGTGCTGGTGTTGGTAATGCTGGGAACAGATTTGCTGTCAGAGTTAATAATGATGACACTAGGACTGGTGTTAGCAATACTGGTGGCAGTGCTGTTCTAGGCAATGCTGGTGCCAGTAATTGGGTCACTAATAATGGTGCTGGAAATACTGCCGGCGCTGATACTAGTGATGCTAGTGTTGGCACTAAAGTTGTGAACGCTGGTGTTGGCGGTAGAGCTAGTAATGTTCGTACAGGTATAAGTGTTGGCAGTACTGGAGCTGGTGAGGATACAGGAAGACAGGATAACGCCGCGAGTATTATCGGCGCTGGCAGACCTGGCCTCGGGCTTAGTGGCGGGGCCGCGGTGGATGTTAGCGGTGACAGGGTCACTGATGGCGGCGGCGGAGTACGGCGGCCAGGGGGGCGGCAAAGCACTCGAGGGCGAGGAGTCTTACGGGACTTGGGTAATGGAAACAGAAACATAGGGCGGGGGAGTGCAGAACCCTCTAACTCCGCCCCCACCCCAGGATCTGAAGGAAGGGGCGGCCCCAGCGCCCCTGCCCAGCCCGCTCCGAGCAATACCCTAGGAGGCGGCGAAGCAGAGGCCAAGGCGGGACAGGGGCAGGGCAGCGTGGCGTCGCGGCGTACCGTGGCGGGACCGGGATTCACTGTGCAGCGGGGACAGGTGGTTGCCATGGCCACCATCACGCCGGACAGCCCCGACCCGACGCTGTTGCGCCCCGACCATGACGTCATCGTTCACATCTCCCCAAGCACGCAGGGTCCCGCCGTGACGCTGCTGGCCAACCCCGACAAGACAGGCGACACAACCATTGAAGCTACGGGAGGGGGAAGTGCTGGGACGGCGAGCACGGGTGCGGTGGGAGAGGGAAACAGGGCCGCTTCTTTGGGAGGGAGGGTTTCGGTGAGGATAGAAGGGCCGAGCCGAAGGAAGTTGACCCGGGAGCGTGTAAGCATGGTGCCGGGATCTGGGCGAGGCAACTCGGCGCGGGCGGGCGTGGTGTTGCGGCGGTGGGAGCACATGGATGATGCGGGCACGCTGAGCCGCGGCCTCGTGCGGCAGGACggctctttctccttcaccaacTGTCGACCCTCGGAGATATGCCGGGCCACGCAGGGCTGA
- the LOC127009864 gene encoding uncharacterized PE-PGRS family protein PE_PGRS54-like isoform X44, translated as MPESNCHLCHIHDHTPSNTLLRTHPLRVSRTNHTTTALPSTSTTLPHHHHHGRSARGSGSNLANLSDRTNSLPGSRSNTLSHTPQVSIAPDGDRVGTHRRHHHSRHHHRHHHHSRHSDDSRHGSTNSRDDLSGVLAALMETSRSPSAASNRASSGHREPDLLTALPPVAHTSKGSTLTRETREGERRPSNSTLAQDTEQDYYLHVHRQAFKEEARRQRFNLQTVMLIGCYTLLFVVAIIVGVVLCQQNGWLGLGTPDPPPPLSDNPDFRPSQARELDRTGRGRGSRNRGARLPGPTIDYDYPDDGPPPRISAGPILPSGENDPLRSLNFGPDDLAAAEAGHGVGGRAPPLPVSPSGAQSDSSRNWEGAENRAGVGGGGKSLRPHPGRRPAPGNLPDAFVPQGSPGGQGRPAGVAGAGILDTLMSVEEHGVAGGSHGQGGVFMPGGDGRNTAGSNRAFNGAGNTASNNRAFDGAGSTVGNNRAFNGAGNTADNNRAFNGAGNTAGNNRAFDGAGNTAGNNRAFNGAGNTAGNNRAFNGAGNTAGNNIAFNGAGNTAGNNRAFNGAGNTAGNNRAFNGAGNTAGNNRAFNGAGNTAGNTRAFNIAGNNGVFNTAGNTAGNNGAFSGARSTAASNNVAFNAAGNTGTGSSSSFSTAGVTGAGSNGRFNGAANTPENNAAQNAASIVGGGGDRAFNSVGNAGTGRNGAFRVAANNDDGANRVFSGVGNSGSGANGAFNGAGNTGGGSLNGAGNTGGGSLNGAGNTGGGSLNGAGNTGGGSLNGAGNTGGGSLNGAGNTGGRSLNGAGNTGGRSLNGAGNTGGGSLNGAGNTGVRGNTGGVINIGTVAESTSPAGTGAGSTGLEATGVGTAGVGATGLGNVDVGATGSRARGVGSTGVRGTGAGVTGADNIGVGATGSRASGAGITGVRGTGVGNTGVGNTGIGATGNGGVSRSGVATDRNGDGTLTGVTGNTGMGSTGTLGGGVNGNRAVNTGGNAATTPLGGIVNNGNARFNNGVVNAGAGSGGSRSNGRRPAGTLLPVTTSTVNTGSSNAFASGGVPLPGLGPHGNSVPNTGIGNGGSTGNTRNRPNAGVGSTGLGIGTGSAGVSHDSAGTGVDNTGFGTGVRNAGAGIGLGGAGAGTDVANSGFGAAVGSAGNTGVGGVGADMGTGVGKVSAGVGNAGNRFAVRVNNDDTRTGVSNTGGSAVLGNAGASNWVTNNGAGNTAGADTSDASVGTKVVNAGVGGRASNVRTGISVGSTGAGEDTGRQDNAASIIGAGRPGLGLSGGAAVDVSGDRVTDGGGGVRRPGGRQSTRGRGVLRDLGNGNRNIGRGSAEPSNSAPTPGSEGRGGPSAPAQPAPSNTLGGGEAEAKAGQGQGSVASRRTVAGPGFTVQRGQVVAMATITPDSPDPTLLRPDHDVIVHISPSTQGPAVTLLANPDKTGDTTIEATGGGSAGTASTGAVGEGNRAASLGGRVSVRIEGPSRRKLTRERVSMVPGSGRGNSARAGVVLRRWEHMDDAGTLSRGLVRQDGSFSFTNCRPSEICRATQG; from the exons ATGCCTGAATCCAACTGCCACCTTTGCCACATTCACGACCACACTCCCTCCAACACACTTCTCAGAACCCATCCCTTAAGGGTCTCCAGaaccaaccacaccaccaccgcactaccatccacctccaccacactccctcaccaccaccaccatgggagATCAGCACGAGGGAGTGGGAGTAACTTAGCCAACCTTAGCGACAGAACGAACTCCCTCCCTGGCAGCCGCAGCAACACCCTCTCGCACACTCCACAAGTCTCCATAGCCCCTGATGGTGATAGGGTTGGCACACACAGACGGCATCACCATTcccgtcatcaccaccgtcaccatcaccacagccgcCACTCCGATGACTCCAGGCACGGGTCTACTAACTCCAGAGATGACTTGAGTGGGGTCTTGGCTGCCCTGATGGAGACCAGTCGCTCCCCCAGTGCAGCCAGTAACCGTGCTAGTAGTGGGCACCGAGAACCTGACCTCCTCACCGCCCTTCCACCGGTCGCCCACACCAGCAA gGGCAGCACATTAACAAGGGAAACAAGGGAGGGAGAGCGGCGCCCCAGCAACAGCACGCTGGCGCAGGACACGGAGCAGGACTACTACCTCCATGTGCACCGCCAGGCCTTCAAGGAGGAGGCGCGGCGACAACGCTTCAACCTGCAGACCGTCATGCTCATAGGCTGCTACACGCTGCTG TTCGTGGTGGCCATCATCGTGGGTGTGGTGCTGTGTCAGCAGAACGGCTGGCTGGGCCTGGGTACACCTGACCCCCCGCCACCCCTCAGCGATAACCCTGACTTCCGGCCGTCCCAGGCACGGGAGCTAGACAGAACCGGGCGTGGCCGCGGCTCCAGGAACAGGGGCGCGCGTCTCCCCGGCCCCACTATAGACTACGACTATCCCGACGACGGGCCGCCCCCCAGGATCAGCGCCGGGCCAATCCTCCCCTCCGGTGAGAACGACCCCCTTCGCTCCCTCAACTTTGGCCCCGACGACCTGGCAGCAGCCGAAGCAGGGCATGGGGTGGGGGGCCGAGCCCCTCCCCTGCCTGTCTCCCCATCTGGTGCGCAGTCTGACTCTTCGAGAAACTGGGAGGGGGCGGAGAATCGTGCCGGGGTGGGCGGTGGCGGCAAGAGCCTCAGGCCACACCCAGGCCGCCGCCCAGCACCAGGGAATTTGCCAGACGCTTTCGTGCCCCAGGGCAGCCCCGGCGGCCAGGGTCGCCCCGCGGGGGTGGCTGGGGCAGGGATTCTGGACACCCTGATGTCTGTGGAGGAGCATGGCGTGGCAGGGGGCAGCCACGGACAGGGAGGCGTCTTCATGCCGGGCGGTGACGGGCGCAACACTGCAGGCAGCAACAGAGCATTTAATGGCGCTGGCAACACTGCTAGCAACAACAGAGCATTTGACGGCGCTGGCAGCACTGTAGGCAACAACAGAGCATTTAACGGCGCTGGCAACACTGCAGACAACAACAGAGCATTTAACGgcgctggcaacactgcaggcaACAACAGAGCATTTGACGgcgctggcaacactgcaggcaACAACAGAGCATTTAACGGCGCTGGCAATACTGCAGGTAACAACAGGGCATTTAACGgcgctggcaacactgcaggcaACAACATAGCATTTAACGgcgctggcaacactgcaggcaACAACAGAGCATTTAACGgcgctggcaacactgcaggcaACAACAGAGCATTTAACGgcgctggcaacactgcaggcaACAACAGAGCATTTAACGGCGCTGGCAACACTGCTGGCAACACCAGAGCATTTAATATTGCTGGCAACAACGGAGTATTTAACACCGCTGGCAACACTGCTGGCAACAACGGAGCATTTAGCGGAGCTAGAAGCACTGCTGCCAGCAATAATGTAGCATTTAACGCTGCTGGCAACACTGGTACTGGCAGCAGCAGCTCATTCAGCACCGCAGGTGTCACTGGTGCTGGCAGCAACGGAAGATTCAACGGCGCTGCCAACACTCCTGAGAACAACGCAGCACAGAACGCAGCCAGCATCGTAGGAGGGGGCGGCGACAGAGCATTTAACAGTGTTGGTAACGCAGGCACGGGCAGAAACGGGGCATTTAGAGTTGctgctaataatgatgatggtgccAACAGGGTATTCAGTGGTGTTGGTAACTCTGGTAGCGGTGCCAATGGAGCATTTAATGGTGCTGGCAACACTGGAGGTGGATCATTGAATGGTGCTGGCAACACTGGAGGTGGATCATTGAATGGTGCTGGCAACACTGGAGGTGGATCATTGAATGGTGCTGGCAACACTGGAGGTGGATCATTGAATGGTGCTGGCAACACTGGAG GTGGATCACTTAATGGTGCTGGCAACACTGGAGGTAGATCACTGAATGGTGCTGGCAACACTGGAGGTAGATCACTTAATGGTGCTGGCAACACTGGAG GTGGATCACTTAATGGTGCTGGCAACACTGGTGTCCGCGGCAACACTGGCGGCGTGATTAATATCGGCACAGTTGCTGAAAGCACTAGTCCTGCCGGCACTGGTGCTGGCAGTACTGGGTTGGAAGCCACTGGTGTTGGCACTGCCGGTGTGGGAGCCACAGGTCTTGGTAACGTTGATGTGGGAGCTACTGGAAGTAGAGCTAGAGGTGTTGGTAGCACTGGTGTAAGAGGAACTGGAGCTGGAGTCACTGGTGCTGATAACATTGGTGTAGGAGCTACTGGTAGTAGAGCTAGTGGTGCTGGTATTACTGGTGTGAGAGGCACAGGTGTTGGAAATACAGGCGTTGGTAACACTGGCATAGGTGCTACCGGTAACGGGGGTGTCTCACGCAGTGGTGTTGCTACCGATCGTAACGGTGACGGAACCCTTACTGGGGTTACTGGCAACACTGGGATGGGCAGCACCGGTACACTTGGTGGTGGTGTCAACGGAAACAGAGCAGTCAACACTGGTGGTAATGCTGCGACCACTCCTCTTGGTGGTATTGTTAACAATGGCAATGCAAGATTCAACAATGGTGTTGTCAACGCTGGTGCTGGCAGTGGTGGTTCCCGCAGTAACGGGAGGCGCCCTGCCGGCACCTTGCTACCTGTCACTACCTCCACAGTCAACACCGGTAGTAGCAACGCCTTTGCAAGTGGTGGTGTTCCCCTCCCCGGCCTAGGACCTCATGGAAATAGTGTGCCTAATACCGGTATTGGTAACGGTGGTAGTACTGGCAATACTAGGAACAGACCAAACGCTGGTGTTGGTAGTACTGGTTTGGGTATTGGCACAGGCAGTGCTGGTGTTAGTCATGATAGTGCTGGTACAGGTGTTGACAATACTGGTTTTGGCACTGGTGTTCGCAACGCCGGGGCAGGTATTGGTttaggtggtgctggtgctggaacTGATGTTGCTAATTCTGGTTTTGGTGCTGCTGTTGGCAGTGCTGGTAATACCGGTGTTGGCGGTGTTGGAGCTGATATGGGCACTGGTGTTGGCAAAGTTAGTGCTGGTGTTGGTAATGCTGGGAACAGATTTGCTGTCAGAGTTAATAATGATGACACTAGGACTGGTGTTAGCAATACTGGTGGCAGTGCTGTTCTAGGCAATGCTGGTGCCAGTAATTGGGTCACTAATAATGGTGCTGGAAATACTGCCGGCGCTGATACTAGTGATGCTAGTGTTGGCACTAAAGTTGTGAACGCTGGTGTTGGCGGTAGAGCTAGTAATGTTCGTACAGGTATAAGTGTTGGCAGTACTGGAGCTGGTGAGGATACAGGAAGACAGGATAACGCCGCGAGTATTATCGGCGCTGGCAGACCTGGCCTCGGGCTTAGTGGCGGGGCCGCGGTGGATGTTAGCGGTGACAGGGTCACTGATGGCGGCGGCGGAGTACGGCGGCCAGGGGGGCGGCAAAGCACTCGAGGGCGAGGAGTCTTACGGGACTTGGGTAATGGAAACAGAAACATAGGGCGGGGGAGTGCAGAACCCTCTAACTCCGCCCCCACCCCAGGATCTGAAGGAAGGGGCGGCCCCAGCGCCCCTGCCCAGCCCGCTCCGAGCAATACCCTAGGAGGCGGCGAAGCAGAGGCCAAGGCGGGACAGGGGCAGGGCAGCGTGGCGTCGCGGCGTACCGTGGCGGGACCGGGATTCACTGTGCAGCGGGGACAGGTGGTTGCCATGGCCACCATCACGCCGGACAGCCCCGACCCGACGCTGTTGCGCCCCGACCATGACGTCATCGTTCACATCTCCCCAAGCACGCAGGGTCCCGCCGTGACGCTGCTGGCCAACCCCGACAAGACAGGCGACACAACCATTGAAGCTACGGGAGGGGGAAGTGCTGGGACGGCGAGCACGGGTGCGGTGGGAGAGGGAAACAGGGCCGCTTCTTTGGGAGGGAGGGTTTCGGTGAGGATAGAAGGGCCGAGCCGAAGGAAGTTGACCCGGGAGCGTGTAAGCATGGTGCCGGGATCTGGGCGAGGCAACTCGGCGCGGGCGGGCGTGGTGTTGCGGCGGTGGGAGCACATGGATGATGCGGGCACGCTGAGCCGCGGCCTCGTGCGGCAGGACggctctttctccttcaccaacTGTCGACCCTCGGAGATATGCCGGGCCACGCAGGGCTGA